In the genome of Dickeya fangzhongdai, one region contains:
- a CDS encoding DUF1971 domain-containing protein: protein MQRIVIPANYVHTRTTPFWTRDTAPASIWQRHLDAGTRQGVYPRLCVMQGAIRYYGYADETSPDPVDTLTIEAGQFGVFPPEKWHRIEALSDDTLFNVDFYVDPKILIEG, encoded by the coding sequence ATGCAACGAATCGTAATACCTGCTAATTATGTTCATACACGAACAACACCTTTTTGGACCAGGGACACTGCGCCTGCGTCTATTTGGCAGCGACACCTGGATGCGGGTACCCGCCAGGGCGTTTACCCGCGTTTATGCGTGATGCAAGGGGCTATCCGTTATTATGGTTACGCTGATGAGACAAGCCCTGATCCTGTTGACACCTTGACGATAGAAGCCGGGCAGTTTGGCGTATTCCCGCCCGAAAAATGGCACCGAATAGAAGCATTATCTGATGATACGCTATTCAACGTTGATTTTTATGTCGATCCAAAAATTTTGATCGAAGGCTGA
- a CDS encoding DUF1869 domain-containing protein has translation MESENKGYSLAIANRDNSEKKEKIFLKPMSLYVPDVAAQAVAALIDELSETSQKGKDFVLTVTNQNNGVSVDKDFAALSELKDPAIAADAVKELINIVRGYESDEETNVCGW, from the coding sequence ATGGAAAGCGAAAATAAAGGGTATTCCTTAGCGATAGCTAATCGCGATAATAGTGAAAAAAAAGAAAAGATTTTTTTGAAACCCATGTCTTTATATGTGCCGGACGTCGCGGCTCAGGCGGTTGCCGCGCTGATCGACGAACTGTCGGAAACAAGTCAAAAGGGTAAAGATTTTGTGCTGACCGTTACCAATCAAAATAATGGCGTGTCAGTGGATAAAGATTTCGCTGCTCTTTCTGAACTGAAAGACCCGGCTATTGCCGCCGATGCCGTCAAAGAACTGATTAATATTGTGCGAGGCTACGAGTCAGACGAGGAAACTAACGTTTGCGGCTGGTAG
- a CDS encoding multidrug effflux MFS transporter, with the protein MTQPQMRSKKIPELFFIAILSALMAFTSLSTDIYLPAMPIMGKDLQGDVELTITGFLIGFCIAQLIWGPLSDHWGRRTPLFIGMVLFIIGSVGCALSTTISQIVFWRIFQALGACTGPMLARAMIRDLFSRIRAAQMLSTLIIIMAIAPIAGPLLGGQLIKVTSWHSIFWLLAVIGLLMFISLYWLPETLAEDKRVKASLSSAFHNYYALLTNTAFMRFTLCLTSYYVAAYAFITGSAFVYITYFGIDPQHYGWLFALNIVGVVGMSIVNRRLVQRYPLEKLLKFAVLIATAASLVLALGTKLNIGGMILIVVSVFVFFAMNGIIAATSTAAALDTVPNIAGSASALIGSLQYGSGIISSLLLALSGDGTPWTMAWIIALFTAISAVIALTTRVAKTAG; encoded by the coding sequence ATGACTCAACCCCAGATGCGATCGAAAAAAATCCCAGAGCTATTTTTTATTGCCATTCTTAGCGCCCTGATGGCGTTTACTTCTTTATCGACAGATATTTACCTGCCTGCCATGCCGATCATGGGGAAGGATTTACAGGGTGATGTGGAACTGACCATTACTGGCTTTTTAATCGGCTTTTGCATCGCACAGCTGATTTGGGGGCCATTAAGCGACCACTGGGGGCGACGGACGCCGCTGTTTATTGGCATGGTGCTATTTATCATCGGCTCCGTGGGCTGCGCACTTTCAACGACTATTTCGCAGATTGTTTTCTGGCGTATCTTTCAGGCGCTGGGCGCATGCACTGGGCCGATGCTGGCTCGTGCGATGATCCGCGATCTATTTAGCCGTATCCGGGCCGCGCAAATGCTCTCTACGCTAATCATCATTATGGCGATTGCGCCGATTGCCGGGCCGCTGCTCGGCGGGCAATTGATCAAAGTGACGTCATGGCACTCGATTTTCTGGCTGCTGGCGGTGATTGGCCTGCTCATGTTCATTTCATTATATTGGCTGCCTGAAACGTTAGCCGAAGACAAACGCGTAAAGGCTTCTTTATCCAGCGCCTTTCACAACTATTATGCATTGCTGACGAATACCGCTTTTATGCGTTTCACCCTGTGCCTGACGTCCTATTATGTCGCCGCCTACGCTTTTATTACCGGGTCAGCCTTTGTCTACATCACTTACTTCGGTATCGACCCACAACATTACGGCTGGTTATTTGCGCTGAATATTGTCGGCGTGGTGGGAATGAGTATCGTGAACCGCCGTTTGGTTCAACGTTATCCGCTTGAGAAGTTGCTTAAATTTGCCGTACTGATCGCCACCGCCGCCTCACTCGTTCTTGCGTTAGGCACGAAACTCAATATCGGCGGGATGATCCTGATTGTGGTCTCGGTGTTTGTTTTCTTTGCGATGAACGGGATTATCGCTGCAACATCGACCGCCGCCGCGCTTGATACCGTGCCAAACATTGCGGGTTCCGCGTCGGCATTAATCGGCTCGCTACAATACGGTAGCGGCATTATTTCCTCCTTGCTGCTTGCCCTGTCGGGGGACGGCACGCCGTGGACGATGGCCTGGATTATCGCCTTGTTTACCGCGATCAGCGCGGTAATTGCGTTGACCACTCGTGTAGCGAAAACGGCCGGTTAG
- a CDS encoding EthD family reductase — protein sequence MTSVTGFKHVGFITRKNGQSFEEFVQHWDKIHTEIALRLPGLKGYVLNPIDREKYPESPVDGFSELWFDSIEAAVAAFNSPTGKEAFEDVPNFADHVAVTYITEIKKR from the coding sequence ATGACGTCAGTAACAGGTTTTAAACACGTGGGTTTTATCACCCGCAAGAACGGTCAGAGCTTTGAAGAATTTGTGCAGCACTGGGATAAGATCCACACCGAAATTGCCCTGCGCCTGCCCGGCTTAAAAGGGTATGTGCTGAATCCTATCGATCGTGAAAAATACCCAGAGTCACCGGTAGACGGCTTTTCAGAACTGTGGTTTGACTCAATCGAAGCGGCTGTTGCCGCCTTCAATTCGCCTACCGGTAAAGAAGCTTTTGAGGATGTCCCGAATTTTGCCGATCACGTTGCCGTCACTTACATTACCGAAATTAAAAAACGCTGA
- a CDS encoding LysR family transcriptional regulator, giving the protein MRTTDHLGGITAFVTTAQQGSFTAAAERLGLTKSAVGKSVSRLEDRLGLKLFQRSTRRLSLTPDGERFLISCQSAIDTLEQAEAELTSHICRPAGRLRVDLPAAFGRQRILPLLLKITRSYPELALTVTFSERFVDPIEEGIDLLIRIGELADSSGLVARRLTTQKLVICASPDYLLNHGEPTSADELSQHHCVVGFRRNQPISWLLKENNGQITRYTPTPTHEFADGDAMLAATLAGCGLSQLPLWLVGNYLERGELKAVLAGHSGGEMPISALWPKSRQLLPKIRHVVDALVKAAEDGQLD; this is encoded by the coding sequence ATGCGTACAACCGATCATCTGGGCGGCATTACTGCTTTTGTTACCACTGCGCAGCAGGGGAGCTTTACCGCAGCGGCTGAGCGGCTGGGCCTGACCAAATCGGCGGTGGGAAAGAGCGTTAGTCGCCTTGAGGATCGGCTTGGGCTGAAGCTGTTCCAGCGATCCACGCGCCGTCTCAGCCTTACGCCGGATGGCGAACGCTTTCTGATCAGTTGCCAGAGCGCAATAGATACCCTTGAGCAGGCAGAAGCTGAGCTGACGTCTCACATTTGCCGACCTGCGGGCAGGCTCAGGGTGGATTTACCCGCCGCATTCGGCAGACAGCGCATTCTTCCGCTGCTACTTAAAATCACCCGCAGCTACCCTGAGCTGGCGCTGACCGTCACCTTCAGTGAGCGATTTGTGGACCCGATCGAAGAAGGTATTGACCTGCTTATCCGTATTGGCGAGCTCGCCGACAGCAGTGGTCTGGTGGCGAGACGGCTAACAACCCAGAAACTGGTCATCTGTGCTTCGCCGGATTATCTGCTTAATCACGGTGAACCCACCTCGGCGGATGAACTGAGTCAACACCATTGTGTGGTGGGATTTCGCCGAAATCAGCCGATCTCCTGGCTTCTGAAGGAAAATAACGGGCAAATAACGCGCTATACGCCAACGCCTACGCATGAATTTGCCGACGGTGACGCGATGCTGGCCGCTACGCTCGCCGGATGTGGTTTGTCTCAGTTGCCGCTTTGGCTGGTCGGTAATTACCTGGAGCGCGGCGAGTTGAAAGCGGTTCTTGCTGGTCATTCCGGCGGCGAAATGCCGATCAGCGCACTATGGCCCAAAAGCCGTCAGCTACTGCCCAAAATACGCCACGTGGTTGATGCGCTGGTTAAGGCAGCGGAAGACGGCCAATTGGATTGA
- a CDS encoding DMT family transporter has protein sequence MNAKLGMLLKIMSALCATLMLACVKGLNGAIPTGEVIFFRSFVALFPLLLWLKIQGSVINSIKTHNIFGHFIRGFSGTGGMYFNYLALVYISLADATAISYAAPLFTVLMAAMLLKEKVRFYRWLAVLVGFSGIVIMLSSNLTLGHALRASGFTLDDAALGAVFALLAAVCSATSNVQIRFLNGVETPGAIVFYFSLMTTLIGLSTALLGWARPTGWQWALLMGCGLFGGLAQILVTLSLRYADASLLAPFDYTTLVWSMVIGYLFLDSLPGHATLLGASIVVMAGVFTIWCDQRQRKGQIIRSLS, from the coding sequence ATGAATGCCAAACTTGGGATGTTGCTGAAAATAATGTCGGCGCTGTGCGCGACATTAATGCTGGCCTGCGTCAAAGGGCTAAACGGCGCCATACCCACCGGAGAAGTCATCTTTTTCCGCTCGTTCGTTGCGCTCTTTCCTCTGTTGCTGTGGCTGAAAATACAAGGCAGCGTCATCAACAGCATCAAAACCCACAATATCTTCGGCCATTTTATTCGCGGTTTCTCCGGTACCGGCGGCATGTATTTCAACTATCTGGCGCTGGTTTATATCTCGCTGGCCGACGCCACGGCCATCAGTTACGCCGCACCGTTATTTACCGTGCTTATGGCCGCGATGCTGCTGAAAGAGAAGGTGCGCTTTTATCGCTGGCTGGCGGTCCTGGTCGGCTTTAGCGGCATTGTGATTATGCTGTCGTCAAACCTCACGCTCGGTCACGCGTTACGGGCATCCGGCTTCACCCTTGACGACGCAGCGCTGGGGGCGGTATTTGCCCTGCTGGCCGCCGTCTGCTCCGCGACATCCAATGTGCAAATCCGCTTCTTGAATGGCGTCGAAACGCCGGGAGCGATCGTTTTTTATTTTTCGCTGATGACCACGTTGATTGGCCTCTCGACGGCCCTTTTGGGCTGGGCGCGCCCTACCGGCTGGCAGTGGGCGTTGCTGATGGGCTGCGGTTTGTTTGGCGGACTGGCGCAAATTCTGGTCACGCTTAGTCTGCGTTATGCCGATGCCTCGCTACTCGCGCCGTTTGATTACACGACGCTGGTATGGTCTATGGTGATTGGTTATTTGTTTCTCGACAGCTTGCCCGGACACGCCACGCTTCTCGGCGCGTCTATCGTCGTCATGGCTGGGGTCTTCACCATCTGGTGCGATCAGCGCCAGCGCAAAGGGCAGATAATCCGCTCGTTATCATGA
- a CDS encoding transporter substrate-binding domain-containing protein, which produces MTVKKLSAALALPLVFASVGAKADLLSDMTARGDLRCAVYSDVPPFSSPDANTRQLVGMDVDLCNALAKQMGLKLTLVPTSVEARIAVIATGRADVLIANLAYTKTRGNQIQFSDPYYVAKEMLLVKKENADKTLEYFKGKRISATKGTTSEQSINIKGGKAVTFQDAASAFLALEQNKAVGFVTNTMTGIKMISQAKKDGIELAMIKEPMALEPIGVGMKRDEPALLTAVNTGLKTMDDNGAIDKIWDTWIGPNTEYKMVREERVQPLSNLKFEPLE; this is translated from the coding sequence ATGACCGTGAAAAAATTATCTGCCGCGCTGGCGTTGCCACTTGTATTCGCCAGCGTCGGGGCGAAGGCGGACCTGCTTTCAGACATGACTGCCCGGGGGGATTTGAGATGTGCGGTTTATTCGGATGTCCCGCCTTTTTCATCACCGGATGCGAATACACGTCAGTTGGTGGGAATGGATGTTGACCTCTGCAATGCGCTGGCGAAGCAAATGGGGCTGAAGCTGACGCTGGTGCCGACATCGGTAGAAGCCCGCATCGCGGTGATTGCCACCGGACGCGCCGATGTGCTGATCGCCAACCTGGCCTACACGAAAACACGCGGTAACCAAATCCAGTTCAGCGACCCATACTACGTGGCAAAAGAGATGCTGCTGGTGAAAAAAGAGAACGCAGATAAAACCCTTGAGTATTTCAAAGGCAAACGCATCAGCGCGACCAAAGGAACTACCTCTGAGCAGTCGATCAACATTAAAGGCGGTAAAGCGGTCACCTTCCAGGACGCGGCTTCCGCGTTTCTCGCGCTTGAGCAAAACAAGGCGGTGGGCTTTGTTACCAACACGATGACCGGCATCAAAATGATCTCACAGGCGAAAAAAGACGGTATTGAACTGGCGATGATCAAAGAACCGATGGCGCTGGAACCCATTGGCGTGGGTATGAAACGCGACGAACCTGCGCTGCTTACCGCCGTCAACACCGGCCTGAAAACCATGGATGACAATGGCGCCATCGACAAAATCTGGGACACCTGGATTGGGCCGAACACCGAATACAAAATGGTGCGCGAAGAGCGCGTGCAGCCTCTGTCGAACCTGAAATTTGAACCGCTGGAATAA
- the pxpB gene encoding 5-oxoprolinase subunit PxpB: MAWLEQHASVSLGADVTLSTMGSRAWLVEAPGAFSLAAQRRIWSLAQMLSHCDDVETLIPGVTNLLVLLKRTPEEADAFPQRLREYWRQAQEVHPQGRLIEIPVHYGGALASDLEAVCRHTGFGENEVIRRHYQGQYTVVALGSAPGFGYLHGLDPLLATPRKKVPSLNMLKGTVTIGGAQTGVSVLTGPNGWNAIGYAELEVFDPYAASPALMAPGDNIRFLPERIEL, from the coding sequence ATGGCCTGGTTAGAGCAACACGCGTCGGTTTCTCTGGGGGCGGATGTCACCCTCTCGACCATGGGTAGCCGGGCCTGGCTGGTGGAAGCGCCAGGCGCATTTAGCCTGGCCGCCCAACGGCGCATCTGGTCACTGGCGCAAATGCTCTCTCACTGTGACGACGTCGAAACGCTGATTCCCGGCGTCACCAATTTACTGGTATTGCTCAAACGGACTCCGGAAGAGGCGGATGCCTTCCCGCAGCGGCTGCGTGAATACTGGCGACAGGCACAGGAAGTGCACCCGCAGGGGCGGTTGATTGAAATTCCGGTTCACTACGGCGGCGCGCTGGCAAGCGATCTGGAAGCGGTCTGTCGTCATACCGGTTTTGGCGAAAACGAGGTGATTCGCCGCCATTATCAGGGGCAGTACACCGTTGTCGCGCTGGGTAGCGCCCCCGGTTTCGGTTATCTGCATGGCCTTGATCCGCTGCTCGCCACGCCGCGTAAAAAAGTACCGTCGCTCAATATGCTAAAAGGCACGGTCACCATTGGCGGGGCGCAGACGGGCGTATCGGTGCTGACCGGCCCCAACGGCTGGAACGCCATTGGCTATGCGGAGCTGGAAGTCTTTGACCCGTACGCGGCCAGTCCCGCATTGATGGCGCCCGGCGACAACATCCGTTTTTTACCCGAAAGGATAGAGCTGTGA
- a CDS encoding biotin-dependent carboxyltransferase family protein, with protein sequence MIEIERTGALNTVQDLGRFGFRHLGVSVSGVMDPLALRAGNALLGNDDNAAAVEVQMFPFRVRFQQDTAIALTGADCRARLDDVDLPPWWGCRVAKGQVLEMRYPRSGSRGYLCVAGGIAVPEVLGSRSTALRGGFGGVDGRPLQAGDTLPSGACRATLPQGGLGIEPPELALRDAFPAANNGVVAVRAIPSGEYALFAADHARFWQQSWQISRQSNRTGYRLSGEPIYPSRTIEMRSYGLIPGIVQVPPAGEPIIQLSDANTAGGYPKIACVIEEDLWRLGQLQAGQSIQLIQSDAKQAIVARRAIERWLAQLRDFSRSLTA encoded by the coding sequence GTGATTGAAATTGAGCGCACGGGTGCGCTGAACACGGTGCAGGATTTGGGTCGCTTTGGCTTTCGCCACCTTGGGGTGTCGGTGAGCGGTGTGATGGATCCGCTGGCGCTGCGGGCGGGCAATGCGCTGCTGGGTAATGACGATAACGCCGCCGCCGTTGAGGTGCAGATGTTTCCCTTTCGCGTCCGTTTTCAACAAGATACGGCGATTGCGCTAACGGGGGCGGATTGCCGTGCGCGGCTTGATGATGTTGACCTGCCGCCCTGGTGGGGCTGCCGGGTTGCCAAAGGACAGGTGCTGGAGATGCGCTATCCGCGTTCCGGCTCGCGCGGCTACCTCTGCGTGGCGGGCGGAATCGCGGTTCCCGAGGTGTTAGGTTCGCGCAGCACGGCGCTGCGTGGCGGGTTCGGCGGCGTTGACGGGCGTCCGCTGCAGGCTGGCGACACCTTGCCGTCAGGCGCTTGCCGGGCGACCTTGCCGCAGGGCGGGTTGGGCATCGAGCCGCCTGAACTGGCGCTGCGCGACGCGTTCCCGGCGGCGAACAATGGCGTGGTAGCGGTGCGGGCGATTCCGTCCGGCGAATATGCGCTGTTCGCAGCCGATCATGCGCGTTTCTGGCAGCAATCCTGGCAAATTTCCAGACAAAGCAACCGTACCGGCTACCGGCTTTCCGGAGAACCGATTTACCCTTCGCGCACCATTGAGATGCGCTCGTACGGGCTGATCCCCGGTATTGTGCAGGTTCCCCCCGCCGGGGAACCGATCATTCAGTTAAGCGACGCCAATACGGCAGGCGGATACCCCAAAATCGCCTGCGTGATTGAGGAAGATTTATGGCGGCTCGGACAGCTACAGGCCGGACAGTCGATTCAATTAATTCAAAGCGATGCGAAGCAGGCCATCGTTGCGCGGCGGGCGATTGAACGCTGGCTGGCGCAGCTGCGTGATTTTTCGCGTTCTTTGACCGCGTGA
- a CDS encoding 5-oxoprolinase subunit PxpA, protein MKIDVNSDMGEGFGVYQLCDDEALMQVVSSANIACGFHAGDPAIMTQMVRLAKRRGVGIGAHPGLPDRLGFGRKEIAFSPDEICQQVIYQIGALQAIARTEGVSVSHVSFHAAMGNMINRDEALARQVMQAISHLDPALIIFCQADTIIERAAQSVGLRSLTLFLADRACDAAGRLVPRGKPGAVIKEEGAVRGRVRQFLQEGTVTSIEGHRLAVRARSILIHSDTPGSLTLAKIVRSEIEACGAAVAPAAEVLQQ, encoded by the coding sequence ATGAAAATAGATGTGAACTCCGATATGGGAGAAGGGTTTGGTGTCTATCAACTGTGTGATGACGAAGCCCTGATGCAAGTGGTTTCATCGGCGAATATCGCCTGCGGTTTTCATGCGGGGGATCCGGCCATCATGACGCAAATGGTACGGCTGGCAAAACGCCGGGGCGTGGGCATTGGCGCGCATCCTGGCTTGCCGGACCGGTTAGGGTTCGGGCGTAAAGAAATTGCCTTTAGCCCCGATGAGATTTGCCAGCAGGTGATTTATCAGATCGGCGCGCTGCAGGCGATTGCCAGAACCGAAGGCGTGAGCGTGTCGCATGTCAGTTTTCACGCGGCGATGGGCAATATGATTAATCGGGATGAGGCGCTGGCGCGGCAGGTGATGCAGGCGATTTCTCACCTTGACCCGGCTCTGATTATCTTTTGTCAGGCGGATACCATTATTGAGCGTGCAGCCCAAAGCGTGGGCCTGCGGAGCCTGACGCTGTTTCTGGCCGACCGCGCCTGCGACGCGGCAGGGCGTCTGGTGCCGCGCGGCAAGCCCGGCGCGGTCATTAAAGAAGAAGGGGCGGTGCGCGGTCGGGTGCGTCAGTTCCTGCAGGAAGGCACGGTCACCAGCATTGAGGGGCACCGGCTTGCCGTGCGCGCCAGGTCCATTCTGATTCATAGCGATACGCCGGGTTCGCTGACGCTTGCGAAGATTGTGCGCAGTGAGATTGAGGCCTGCGGGGCGGCGGTGGCGCCGGCTGCGGAGGTGTTGCAGCAGTAG
- a CDS encoding type II toxin-antitoxin system HipA family toxin, with product MISDNNARQAYVWIWLPGATQPVVAGVLNRDGNRFIFNYGRSYLEREDAISIYGPELPLVRGAILPGPDLQQASALRDAAPDAWGRRVILNRLVGTQSKDADPDKLDELTYLLESGSDRIGGLDFQLSATQYVPRAAQSASLEELMQAAAMVENGIPLTPELDLALFHGSSLGGARPKAMIESDDRKFIAKFSSSTDTYNVVKAEYIAMKLAVRAGLNVASVRFRHTAGKDVILVERFDRMKKDMGWERRLMVSALTIFGLDEMMARYASYEDLTDIIRQRFDAPKETLRELFNRLIFNIICGNTDDHARNHAAFWNGKTLSLTPAYDICPQSRSGNEATQAMLIAGENRMSNLSVCLRAAPKFLLNEQEAIRIIIQCIDAVRTNWTEVCDEVALSEVDRRLFWGRMFLNPFIFEGTPSVIMQLRNLSG from the coding sequence ATGATTTCTGATAATAATGCCAGGCAGGCCTACGTATGGATCTGGTTGCCAGGCGCGACTCAACCTGTTGTTGCTGGCGTATTAAACCGCGACGGCAATCGGTTTATCTTCAATTACGGGCGTAGCTATCTGGAGCGTGAAGACGCAATATCTATCTATGGGCCAGAACTCCCTCTGGTTCGTGGCGCCATTTTACCGGGTCCGGACCTACAGCAAGCCAGCGCTCTACGCGATGCAGCGCCTGATGCATGGGGCCGACGTGTCATTCTCAACAGGCTGGTTGGTACCCAGAGCAAGGATGCCGATCCCGATAAACTGGACGAACTGACATACTTACTCGAATCTGGCTCTGACAGAATAGGCGGGCTCGATTTTCAATTATCAGCGACACAATATGTCCCACGAGCGGCCCAGAGCGCATCTCTTGAAGAGCTGATGCAAGCGGCGGCCATGGTTGAAAATGGTATCCCTCTCACGCCGGAACTGGACCTTGCGCTTTTTCATGGCAGTTCGCTTGGCGGAGCGCGACCAAAAGCAATGATCGAATCTGACGACCGTAAGTTCATCGCTAAATTCTCTTCTTCAACGGATACTTATAATGTAGTGAAGGCGGAATACATTGCCATGAAATTGGCGGTCAGAGCCGGTTTAAACGTCGCTTCTGTACGCTTTCGTCATACTGCAGGTAAGGATGTCATATTGGTCGAGCGATTTGATCGCATGAAGAAAGATATGGGATGGGAGCGTCGTCTGATGGTGTCGGCCCTGACTATTTTTGGTCTGGATGAAATGATGGCGAGATATGCAAGCTACGAGGATTTAACAGACATTATCCGCCAGCGCTTCGACGCGCCGAAGGAAACATTGCGCGAGCTATTCAATCGTCTGATTTTCAATATCATCTGTGGCAATACCGACGATCATGCCAGAAATCATGCAGCGTTCTGGAATGGCAAGACACTGAGTCTAACTCCTGCCTATGACATTTGCCCTCAGAGCCGTTCAGGTAATGAGGCGACGCAAGCGATGCTCATCGCAGGTGAAAACCGCATGAGTAATCTCTCTGTCTGTCTGAGAGCCGCACCCAAATTCCTGCTGAACGAACAGGAAGCCATCAGGATCATTATCCAGTGCATTGACGCTGTGCGCACAAACTGGACAGAGGTGTGTGACGAAGTTGCATTAAGCGAAGTAGACCGGCGCTTGTTCTGGGGGCGAATGTTCCTCAACCCGTTCATATTTGAAGGCACTCCTTCTGTCATCATGCAATTACGTAATCTGTCGGGTTGA
- a CDS encoding helix-turn-helix domain-containing protein: MAKPATRTYSRYSSDAARLLGLMIRTARIERKLTVEELAERAGVSRGLVYRAEEGDMGCTIGAVFELATIIGVPLFTPEHVAMTMHIANAEKTLSLMPRAVHRSRKEINDDF, encoded by the coding sequence ATGGCAAAGCCGGCCACTCGAACATATTCTCGCTATAGCAGTGATGCGGCTCGATTACTTGGACTGATGATTCGCACTGCGCGCATTGAGCGCAAACTCACCGTCGAGGAACTCGCCGAGCGGGCAGGGGTATCCCGGGGGCTTGTCTATCGTGCCGAAGAAGGCGATATGGGGTGTACAATCGGCGCAGTATTTGAGCTTGCCACTATCATCGGAGTTCCGCTTTTTACGCCCGAGCACGTGGCAATGACAATGCATATAGCGAACGCAGAGAAAACCCTGTCACTTATGCCACGTGCAGTACATCGCTCCCGAAAAGAGATAAATGATGATTTCTGA
- a CDS encoding pyridoxal phosphate-dependent aminotransferase translates to MPEIADRLKNIVISASVAMTQKARDLAAQGIDVVGLSTGEPDFPTPMHAIEAAHAAALAGDTRYPPTDGTPALRAAIQRKFKRDNGLDYDVSQIITAGGARQIIFNAMMATLNPGDEVVIPTPSWISYADIVKFAGATPIPVPCHEENGFKPLPADIAAAITAKTKWLLLNYPSNPTGSVASREELQGIADVMLDNPHVWILTDDIYEHLIYDDCVFLTLAQVEPRLYDRVLTVNGVSKAYSMTGWRLGFCGGPAPLIKAMSNVNTQNSGGITTLAQAAAIAVLDGPQDLLKERAAIYRERRDFVLAKLAAIPGLTCHKPQGAFYLFVNIAAFIGKTSAAGRLIASDADFVMALIEEQHVVTVQGAAYGISPYIRLSYATSMERLQTGCERLAAFCEGCR, encoded by the coding sequence ATGCCAGAAATTGCCGATCGACTTAAAAACATAGTCATTTCAGCGTCCGTTGCGATGACGCAAAAGGCGCGGGATCTCGCCGCGCAGGGTATTGATGTGGTTGGGCTTTCCACCGGAGAGCCGGACTTTCCCACCCCCATGCATGCGATTGAAGCGGCTCATGCCGCCGCCCTCGCCGGAGACACGCGCTACCCTCCCACCGACGGAACACCGGCGCTGCGGGCGGCTATCCAGCGCAAATTCAAACGCGACAACGGCCTGGATTACGACGTTAGTCAAATAATCACCGCCGGCGGCGCCCGACAGATAATCTTCAACGCCATGATGGCCACGCTTAACCCCGGCGATGAGGTGGTGATCCCCACGCCGTCGTGGATTAGCTATGCGGACATCGTAAAATTCGCCGGCGCCACGCCGATCCCCGTGCCCTGCCATGAAGAAAACGGTTTTAAGCCGCTGCCTGCGGATATCGCCGCGGCGATAACAGCCAAAACCAAATGGCTGTTGCTGAACTATCCCAGCAATCCCACCGGCTCCGTCGCCAGCCGCGAAGAATTGCAGGGCATCGCCGATGTGATGCTCGATAACCCGCACGTCTGGATCCTGACCGACGATATTTATGAGCACCTGATTTATGACGACTGCGTTTTCCTGACGCTGGCGCAGGTGGAACCGCGTCTGTACGACCGCGTGCTGACGGTAAATGGCGTGTCGAAAGCATATTCCATGACCGGCTGGCGTCTGGGCTTTTGCGGCGGTCCCGCGCCGCTTATCAAAGCGATGAGCAATGTGAACACCCAGAACTCAGGCGGCATTACGACGCTGGCGCAGGCGGCGGCCATCGCCGTGCTGGATGGCCCGCAGGATTTACTCAAAGAGCGCGCCGCCATTTACCGCGAGCGCCGCGATTTTGTGCTGGCGAAACTGGCCGCCATTCCGGGGCTGACGTGCCATAAGCCGCAGGGGGCGTTTTATCTGTTTGTGAATATCGCGGCGTTTATCGGAAAAACCAGCGCGGCCGGGCGACTGATTGCCAGCGATGCCGATTTTGTGATGGCATTAATTGAAGAGCAGCATGTGGTGACCGTTCAGGGCGCGGCCTACGGTATCAGTCCCTATATTCGCCTCTCTTACGCCACCAGCATGGAGCGCCTGCAGACCGGTTGCGAGCGCCTCGCCGCGTTTTGCGAAGGATGCCGGTAA